The Panicum virgatum strain AP13 chromosome 5K, P.virgatum_v5, whole genome shotgun sequence genome has a window encoding:
- the LOC120708444 gene encoding non-specific lipid transfer protein GPI-anchored 2-like, which yields MAMLQRSTVLVAVAAVALAFAMAAAAQGPAAAPGPAAGISDECLNAVLNMSDCLSYVTNGSTVRHPDKACCPELAGLLESHPICLCQLLAGGADSYGVSVDYKRALALPGICRLTAPPVSACAAFGVPIPAGLVPTAAPSPMSSTGLSPSIGPEVPANTPAGSAAKSTNHAPGRAAAAGLAALAALPLAVAAAAGML from the exons ATGGCGATGCTGCAGCGGTCTACGGTGCttgtggcggtggcggccgtggcgctggcgttcgcgatggcggcggcggcccagggcccggcggcggctccggggccggcggccgggatCAGCGACGAGTGCCTGAACGCGGTGCTCAACATGTCGGACTGCCTGTCGTACGTGACCAACGGGAGCACGGTGCGGCACCCGGACAAGGCCTGCTGCCCGGAGCTGGCGGGGCTGCTCGAGTCCCACCCCATCTGCCTCTGCcagctgctcgccggcggcgccgactCCTACGGCGTCAGCGTCGACTACAagcgcgcgctcgcgctccccggCATCTGCCGCctcaccgcgccgcccgtcAGCGCGTGCGCAG CATTCGGAGTCCCTATACCTGCAGGACTGGTGCCTACTGCAGCGCCCTCGCCCATGTCATCAACAGGCCTCTCTCCTTCCATCGGCCCAGAAGTGCCTG CGAACACGCCGGCCGGCTCGGCAGCGAAGTCGACGAACCACGCcccgggccgcgccgccgcagccggcctcgccgccctcgccgcgctacccctcgccgtcgcggccgccgccgggatgCTCTAG
- the LOC120708441 gene encoding type I inositol polyphosphate 5-phosphatase 10-like isoform X2 encodes MASTGGGKMKGCGPKLFKAKGKKAATSTDNPSCHAAEPGPSSSKVALSSPLRTLSEVRSMRLSHFLAQSSNNTTIEPLRIFVSTWNVGGKTPTAALNLDDFLPSDDKSDIYVLGFQEIVPLNAGNVLVIEDNEPAARWLVLINQALNRPVDVDANVFQHEPSPSVDSSSSRASSSLDTSFSDLSKTASGATIFQKSLLKAISKSFMPVCRKQLKACNCPVEMTKTSYRDACFRCPKAYADETDSSEEDEEEDVKDREKSRDSYGSVTDGISSAPAARDQLKYNLIACKQMVGIFVTVWVKKELVQHIGHLRKSCIGRGILGCLGNKGCISVSMTLHQTSFCFVCSHLASGQKEGDEFRRNSDVLEILRLTMFSRICRRSGRKIPEKILDHDKVIWLGDLNYRIALSYADTKKLLMENNWDALFEKDQLKIERDAGRVFKGWNEGKIYFAPTYKYSFNSDAYAGETATSKKKRRTPAWCDRILWRGDGIVQSSYYRGESRFSDHRPVCGTFIVEVEVFNQRAKRRSANADMRIGAEELLPTSKGTARNVSFPRV; translated from the exons ATGGCATCCACCGGTGGGGGAAAAATGAAG GGTTGTGGCCCAAAACTTTTCAAGGCAAAGGGGAAGAAAGCTGCTACGAGCACAGACAATCCGAGCTGCCATGCTG CTGAGCCTGGGCCAAGTTCTTCTAAGGTGGCATTATCTTCCCCCTTGAGAACACTTTCAG AAGTTAGGAGCATGCGTCTCAGCCATTTCCTCGCCCAATCTTCCAATAACACTACAATTGAACCCCTCAG AATATTTGTTTCCACCTGGAATGTTGGAGGAAAAACCCCAACTGCTGCATTGAACCTTGACGATTTTCTTCCATCCGATGACAAGTCTGATATTTATGTTCTGGG TTTTCAGGAAATTGTTCCTCTCAATGCTGGTAACGTGCTTGTCATAGAAGACAATGAACCCGCTGCTAGATGGCTTGTTCTTATAAACCAAGCACTAAACCGACCAGTTGATGTTGATGCCAATGTCTTTCAGCATGAGCCATCTCCCTCTGTtgattcttcttcctctcgagCTTCATCAAGTCTAGATACTTCATTCTCTGACCTATCAAAAACAGCAAGTGGTGCCACAATCTTCCAAAAGTCCTTGCTAAAAGCCATTAGCAAATCTTTCATGCCAGTCTGCAGAAAACAACTTAAGGCCTGCAATTGCCCGGTAGAAATGACCAAAACATCCTACAGGGATGCTTGCTTTCGGTGTCCCAAAGCCTATGCAGATGAGACGGATTCCTCtgaagaggatgaagaagaGGACGTGAAGGAcagagagaaatcaagggaCTCTTATGGCTCTGTGACAGATGGAATTAGTTCTGCTCCTGCTGCAAGGGATCAACTAAAATATAATCTCATAGCGTGCAAACAAATGGTTGGCATTTTTGTTACTGTGTGGGTGAAAAAAGAACTAGTACAGCATATTGGCCATCTAAGAAAATCTTGCATAGGGCGCGGAATTCTGGGCTGTCTTGGAAACAAG GGATGTATATCAGTAAGCATGACGCTGCACCAGACGAGCTTTTGTTTTGTCTGCAGCCATTTGGCTTCAGGCCAGAAAGAAGGTGATGAATTCAGGAGAAACTCGGATGTTCTAGAGATACTGAGGCTCACAATGTTTTCTAGGATTTGTCGGAGATCTGGAAGAAAAATCCCAGAGAAAATTCTTGATCATGA CAAGGTGATATGGCTTGGGGATCTGAACTACCGCATTGCACTGAGCTATGCGGACACCAAGAAACTTTTAATGGAAAATAATTGGGATGCCCTTTTTGAAAAGGATCAG CTTAAAATTGAACGAGATGCTGGGCGAGTTTTTAAGGGTTGGAATGAGGGGAAGATATATTTTGCTCCAACGTACAAGTACTCATTTAACTCAGATGCTTATGCTGGTGAGACTGCAACATCAAAGAAAAAGAGGAGAACACCAGCATG GTGTGATAGAATATTGTGGCGTGGGGATGGTATCGTGCAATCATCCTACTACCGTGGGGAGTCTAGATTTTCTGACCATCGTCCAGTTTGTGGAACCTTCATTGTTGAGGTTGAGGTATTTAACCAAAGGGCAAAGAGGCGCTCAGCAAATGCTGACATGAGAATTGGTGCTGAAGAGCTCTTACCAACGAGCAAGG GCACTGCACGAAATGTGAGCTTTCCTAGAGTATGA
- the LOC120708441 gene encoding type I inositol polyphosphate 5-phosphatase 10-like isoform X3: MASTGGGKMKGCGPKLFKAKGKKAATSTDNPSCHAAEPGPSSSKVALSSPLRTLSVRSMRLSHFLAQSSNNTTIEPLRIFVSTWNVGGKTPTAALNLDDFLPSDDKSDIYVLGFQEIVPLNAGNVLVIEDNEPAARWLVLINQALNRPVDVDANVFQHEPSPSVDSSSSRASSSLDTSFSDLSKTASGATIFQKSLLKAISKSFMPVCRKQLKACNCPVEMTKTSYRDACFRCPKAYADETDSSEEDEEEDVKDREKSRDSYGSVTDGISSAPAARDQLKYNLIACKQMVGIFVTVWVKKELVQHIGHLRKSCIGRGILGCLGNKGCISVSMTLHQTSFCFVCSHLASGQKEGDEFRRNSDVLEILRLTMFSRICRRSGRKIPEKILDHDKVIWLGDLNYRIALSYADTKKLLMENNWDALFEKDQLKIERDAGRVFKGWNEGKIYFAPTYKYSFNSDAYAGETATSKKKRRTPAWCDRILWRGDGIVQSSYYRGESRFSDHRPVCGTFIVEVEVFNQRAKRRSANADMRIGAEELLPTSKGKGTARNVSFPRV; this comes from the exons ATGGCATCCACCGGTGGGGGAAAAATGAAG GGTTGTGGCCCAAAACTTTTCAAGGCAAAGGGGAAGAAAGCTGCTACGAGCACAGACAATCCGAGCTGCCATGCTG CTGAGCCTGGGCCAAGTTCTTCTAAGGTGGCATTATCTTCCCCCTTGAGAACACTTTCAG TTAGGAGCATGCGTCTCAGCCATTTCCTCGCCCAATCTTCCAATAACACTACAATTGAACCCCTCAG AATATTTGTTTCCACCTGGAATGTTGGAGGAAAAACCCCAACTGCTGCATTGAACCTTGACGATTTTCTTCCATCCGATGACAAGTCTGATATTTATGTTCTGGG TTTTCAGGAAATTGTTCCTCTCAATGCTGGTAACGTGCTTGTCATAGAAGACAATGAACCCGCTGCTAGATGGCTTGTTCTTATAAACCAAGCACTAAACCGACCAGTTGATGTTGATGCCAATGTCTTTCAGCATGAGCCATCTCCCTCTGTtgattcttcttcctctcgagCTTCATCAAGTCTAGATACTTCATTCTCTGACCTATCAAAAACAGCAAGTGGTGCCACAATCTTCCAAAAGTCCTTGCTAAAAGCCATTAGCAAATCTTTCATGCCAGTCTGCAGAAAACAACTTAAGGCCTGCAATTGCCCGGTAGAAATGACCAAAACATCCTACAGGGATGCTTGCTTTCGGTGTCCCAAAGCCTATGCAGATGAGACGGATTCCTCtgaagaggatgaagaagaGGACGTGAAGGAcagagagaaatcaagggaCTCTTATGGCTCTGTGACAGATGGAATTAGTTCTGCTCCTGCTGCAAGGGATCAACTAAAATATAATCTCATAGCGTGCAAACAAATGGTTGGCATTTTTGTTACTGTGTGGGTGAAAAAAGAACTAGTACAGCATATTGGCCATCTAAGAAAATCTTGCATAGGGCGCGGAATTCTGGGCTGTCTTGGAAACAAG GGATGTATATCAGTAAGCATGACGCTGCACCAGACGAGCTTTTGTTTTGTCTGCAGCCATTTGGCTTCAGGCCAGAAAGAAGGTGATGAATTCAGGAGAAACTCGGATGTTCTAGAGATACTGAGGCTCACAATGTTTTCTAGGATTTGTCGGAGATCTGGAAGAAAAATCCCAGAGAAAATTCTTGATCATGA CAAGGTGATATGGCTTGGGGATCTGAACTACCGCATTGCACTGAGCTATGCGGACACCAAGAAACTTTTAATGGAAAATAATTGGGATGCCCTTTTTGAAAAGGATCAG CTTAAAATTGAACGAGATGCTGGGCGAGTTTTTAAGGGTTGGAATGAGGGGAAGATATATTTTGCTCCAACGTACAAGTACTCATTTAACTCAGATGCTTATGCTGGTGAGACTGCAACATCAAAGAAAAAGAGGAGAACACCAGCATG GTGTGATAGAATATTGTGGCGTGGGGATGGTATCGTGCAATCATCCTACTACCGTGGGGAGTCTAGATTTTCTGACCATCGTCCAGTTTGTGGAACCTTCATTGTTGAGGTTGAGGTATTTAACCAAAGGGCAAAGAGGCGCTCAGCAAATGCTGACATGAGAATTGGTGCTGAAGAGCTCTTACCAACGAGCAAGGGTAAAG GCACTGCACGAAATGTGAGCTTTCCTAGAGTATGA
- the LOC120708441 gene encoding type I inositol polyphosphate 5-phosphatase 10-like isoform X1, which translates to MASTGGGKMKGCGPKLFKAKGKKAATSTDNPSCHAAEPGPSSSKVALSSPLRTLSEVRSMRLSHFLAQSSNNTTIEPLRIFVSTWNVGGKTPTAALNLDDFLPSDDKSDIYVLGFQEIVPLNAGNVLVIEDNEPAARWLVLINQALNRPVDVDANVFQHEPSPSVDSSSSRASSSLDTSFSDLSKTASGATIFQKSLLKAISKSFMPVCRKQLKACNCPVEMTKTSYRDACFRCPKAYADETDSSEEDEEEDVKDREKSRDSYGSVTDGISSAPAARDQLKYNLIACKQMVGIFVTVWVKKELVQHIGHLRKSCIGRGILGCLGNKGCISVSMTLHQTSFCFVCSHLASGQKEGDEFRRNSDVLEILRLTMFSRICRRSGRKIPEKILDHDKVIWLGDLNYRIALSYADTKKLLMENNWDALFEKDQLKIERDAGRVFKGWNEGKIYFAPTYKYSFNSDAYAGETATSKKKRRTPAWCDRILWRGDGIVQSSYYRGESRFSDHRPVCGTFIVEVEVFNQRAKRRSANADMRIGAEELLPTSKGKGTARNVSFPRV; encoded by the exons ATGGCATCCACCGGTGGGGGAAAAATGAAG GGTTGTGGCCCAAAACTTTTCAAGGCAAAGGGGAAGAAAGCTGCTACGAGCACAGACAATCCGAGCTGCCATGCTG CTGAGCCTGGGCCAAGTTCTTCTAAGGTGGCATTATCTTCCCCCTTGAGAACACTTTCAG AAGTTAGGAGCATGCGTCTCAGCCATTTCCTCGCCCAATCTTCCAATAACACTACAATTGAACCCCTCAG AATATTTGTTTCCACCTGGAATGTTGGAGGAAAAACCCCAACTGCTGCATTGAACCTTGACGATTTTCTTCCATCCGATGACAAGTCTGATATTTATGTTCTGGG TTTTCAGGAAATTGTTCCTCTCAATGCTGGTAACGTGCTTGTCATAGAAGACAATGAACCCGCTGCTAGATGGCTTGTTCTTATAAACCAAGCACTAAACCGACCAGTTGATGTTGATGCCAATGTCTTTCAGCATGAGCCATCTCCCTCTGTtgattcttcttcctctcgagCTTCATCAAGTCTAGATACTTCATTCTCTGACCTATCAAAAACAGCAAGTGGTGCCACAATCTTCCAAAAGTCCTTGCTAAAAGCCATTAGCAAATCTTTCATGCCAGTCTGCAGAAAACAACTTAAGGCCTGCAATTGCCCGGTAGAAATGACCAAAACATCCTACAGGGATGCTTGCTTTCGGTGTCCCAAAGCCTATGCAGATGAGACGGATTCCTCtgaagaggatgaagaagaGGACGTGAAGGAcagagagaaatcaagggaCTCTTATGGCTCTGTGACAGATGGAATTAGTTCTGCTCCTGCTGCAAGGGATCAACTAAAATATAATCTCATAGCGTGCAAACAAATGGTTGGCATTTTTGTTACTGTGTGGGTGAAAAAAGAACTAGTACAGCATATTGGCCATCTAAGAAAATCTTGCATAGGGCGCGGAATTCTGGGCTGTCTTGGAAACAAG GGATGTATATCAGTAAGCATGACGCTGCACCAGACGAGCTTTTGTTTTGTCTGCAGCCATTTGGCTTCAGGCCAGAAAGAAGGTGATGAATTCAGGAGAAACTCGGATGTTCTAGAGATACTGAGGCTCACAATGTTTTCTAGGATTTGTCGGAGATCTGGAAGAAAAATCCCAGAGAAAATTCTTGATCATGA CAAGGTGATATGGCTTGGGGATCTGAACTACCGCATTGCACTGAGCTATGCGGACACCAAGAAACTTTTAATGGAAAATAATTGGGATGCCCTTTTTGAAAAGGATCAG CTTAAAATTGAACGAGATGCTGGGCGAGTTTTTAAGGGTTGGAATGAGGGGAAGATATATTTTGCTCCAACGTACAAGTACTCATTTAACTCAGATGCTTATGCTGGTGAGACTGCAACATCAAAGAAAAAGAGGAGAACACCAGCATG GTGTGATAGAATATTGTGGCGTGGGGATGGTATCGTGCAATCATCCTACTACCGTGGGGAGTCTAGATTTTCTGACCATCGTCCAGTTTGTGGAACCTTCATTGTTGAGGTTGAGGTATTTAACCAAAGGGCAAAGAGGCGCTCAGCAAATGCTGACATGAGAATTGGTGCTGAAGAGCTCTTACCAACGAGCAAGGGTAAAG GCACTGCACGAAATGTGAGCTTTCCTAGAGTATGA
- the LOC120708440 gene encoding putative pentatricopeptide repeat-containing protein At5g40405 has protein sequence MRLLTPQEAATLPREALETHIVSLLRRCPGLLALRGAHAHLLRLRLPRLTAAFALSKLLASCASISDAAAASSSYARNLFDQIPDPTAFCYNSLIRALPAAGPVLAAYRRMLRAGSPRPNSFTLAFALKACAAALAPAEGRQLHAQAFRQGLESGAYVQTGLLNLYAKCEEVALARTVFDGMAGDRNLVAWSAMIGGYSRVGLVNEALGLFREMQAAGVEPDEITMVSVISACAKAGALDLGRWVHAYIDRKGITVDLELSTALIDMYAKCGMIERARRVFDGMVERDIKAWSAMIVGLAIHGLVEDALGFFSRMLELKVRPNNVTFVGVLSACAHSGLVDDGRRYWSTMQNLGIKPSMENYGCMVDLLCRSGLLDDAYSFVIGMPISPNSIIWRTLLVASKSSNRMDIVESASKRLLELEPLNPENYVLLSNLYASNSQWDRVSYMRKKMKDNNVTVVAGRSSIEINGYLHKFVVSDDSHPEIKEIRPVLREIADRVRRAGHKPWTAAVLHDVGEEEKEVALCEHSERLAIAYGLLKTRAPHVIRVVKNLRFCPDCHEVAKIISKSYNREIIVRDRVRFHKFMGGSCSCKDFW, from the exons ATGCGCCTGCTCACACCGCAGGAGGCCGCCACCCTCCCGCGCGAGGCCCTCGAGACGCACATCGTCTCGCTGCTGCGCCGATGCCCGGGCCTCCTCGCGCTCCGCGGCGCGCACGCgcatctcctccgcctccgcctcccgcgcCTCACCGCCGCGTTCGCGCTCTCCAAGCTCCTGGCTTCCTGCGCCTCCAtcagcgacgccgccgcggcgtcctcctcctacgccCGCAACCTGTTCGACCAAATCCCGGACCCGACCGCCTTCTGCTACAACTCCCTCATCCGCGCGCTCCCCGCCGCGGGGCCCGTCCTGGCCGCCTACCGCCGCATGCTGCGCGCGGGGTCCCCGCGCCCCAACAGCTTCACGCTCGCGTTCGCGCTCAAGGCGTGCGCGGCCGCGCTGGCGCCCGCTGAGGGTCGCCAGCTGCACGCGCAGGCGTTCCGCCAGGGGCTCGAGTCCGGCGCCTACGTGCAGACCGGGCTGCTCAACCTCTACGCCAAGTGCGAGGAGGTTGCGCTCGCGAGGACCGTGTTTGACGGCATGGCCGGGGACAGGAATTTGGTGGCGTGGAGCGCGATGATCGGTGGGTACTCGAGGGTGGGGCTGGTGAATGAAGCTTTGGGGCTATTCCGGGAGATGCAAGCGGCAGGCGTAGAACCGGATGAGATCACTATGGTCAGTGTAATATCCGCGTGCGCCAAGGCAGGGGCACTTGATTTGGGGAGGTGGGTGCATGCTTATATAGATAGGAAAGGGATCACCGTTGATCTGGAGCTGAGCACCGCGTTGATAGATATGTATGCAAAGTGCGGGATGATAGAGCGGGCGAGAAGGGTGTTTGATGGGATGGTGGAGAGGGATATAAAGGCATGGAGCGCAATGATAGTTGGATTGGCAATACATGGACTCGTAGAGGATGCGCTGGGGTTTTTCTCAAGAATGCTAGAGCTCAAG GTGCGGCCTAACAATGTCACCTTTGTTGGCGTGCTGTCAGCCTGTGCTCACAGTGGGCTAGTGGATGATGGGCGACGGTATTGGTCTACTATGCAAAATTTGGGAATCAAACCTTCAATGGAGAACTATGGCTGCATGGTTGACCTTCTATGTCGATCCGGCCTTCTGGATGATGCTTACTCCTTTGTTATTGGTATGCCTATCTCTCCAAATTCAATAATCTGGAGGACTCTTCTTGTGGCTAGCAAAAGCTCAAACAGGATGGATATAGTGGAATCAGCATCAAAGAGGCTCCTTGAGTTAGAACCTCTTAATCCAGAGAACTATGTGCTGCTCTCCAACTTGTACGCGTCAAACTCCCAATGGGATAGAGTGAGCTATATGAGGAAAAAGATGAAGGACAACAATGTTACTGTTGTTGCTGGTCGTAGTTCAATTGAAATAAACGGCTACTTGCATAAATTTGTGGTGAGTGATGATTCACACCCTGAAATCAAGGAGATAAGACCGGTTCTGAGAGAAATAGCCGACCGGGTGCGACGGGCTGGCCACAAACCATGGACTGCAGCCGTTCTACATGACGTTGGTGAAGAGGAAAAAGAAGTTGCCCTTTGTGAACACAGTGAAAGGCTAGCCATTGCATACGGATTGTTAAAGACGAGAGCCCCTCATGTCATTCGAGTGGTGAAGAACTTGAGGTTTTGCCCGGATTGCCATGAAGTGGCAAAAATAATAAGCAAGTCATACAATCGAGAAATCATCGTTAGGGATCGTGTTCGCTTCCATAAATTCATGGGAGGCAGTTGTTCTTGTAAGGACTTTTGGTGA
- the LOC120708445 gene encoding uncharacterized protein LOC120708445 has translation MPNPERFTDSIFPIQATNTQRRCGDEAEYNEESTWPSPASASPRRTTTSSIVHYLRRKLRDEPLPTGTGLVIGCRDAYAEHPKKLVTKLGEGSNGAWYLFSPRDTGDGEGEGHWKAVEAEVLGGAEHERNSFRWARETIFISIYVECKYILLQQTHCNLLLRSN, from the exons ATGCCAAATCCGGAGCGTTTTACGGATTCGATTTTTCCGATCCAAGCAACCAACACGCAGCGTCGTTGTGGTGACGAGGCGGAGTACAACGAGGAGAGTACCTGGCCGTCCCCGGCGTCCGCTTCGCCCCGACGGACCACGACCTCATCGATCGTCCACTACCTCCGGCGGAAGCTGCGCGACGAGCCGCTCCCCACCGGCACCGGCCTCGTGATCGGCTGCCGCGACGCCTACGCGGAGCACCCCAAGAAGCTCG TGACCAAACTTGGCGAGGGCAGCAACGGCGCCTGGTACCTCTTCTCGCCGCGGGAcacgggcgacggcgagggcgagggccacTGGAAGGCGGTCGAAGCGGAGGTCCTCGGTGGCGCCGAACATGAGCGTAATTCCTTTCGTTGGGCACGTGAGACGATATTTATCTCGATATATGTAGAGTGCAAATATATATTATTACAGCAGACCCACTGCAATTTGCTGTTACGTTCAAATTAG
- the LOC120708443 gene encoding dentin sialophosphoprotein-like gives MGEPLADFTAEGISSSSCLCRNTCEKPGWEHSYACLKDEQDDLVVEEIGMALTEVIHAYGDGDNDEGPDLDEDSSDDDDDDDDDLILSMESDSTDDLLDVDSELVISSASPSGDASESSISKSLDEKSSILGTPRLVSAMKGTRAKQGIMTKLSVSWAPDVYDPPVTSDSHTVRGHQRSSRKGHYKYKPSKRSSTNSRSTSGSKKDKKHSRHSSSSSSSKKDRKHSSRSTSTSGSNRTDTSSSHYRKPYSGVEISSGRTVTCVPESAKVSSLVLAETAVLPEIVSVLKTTEPIKCATSCGKEKPFALLPRQFSPGRYKGMFSFWSQNQLA, from the exons ATGGGCGAACCCTTGGCAGACTTCACTGCTGAAGGTATTAGCAGCAGCTCATGTCTCTGCCGCAACACCTGTGAAAAACCAGGTTGGGAACACAGCTATGCTTGCTTGAAAGATGAGCAAGATGATTTGGTGGTTGAGGAAATTGGAATGGCTCTTACTGAAGTGATACATGCCTATGGTGATGGTGACAATGATGAAGGGCCAGATTTGGATGAGGATTCtagcgatgatgatgatgatgatgatgatgaccttATTCTTTCTATGGAATCTGATTCAACCGATGATTTATTGGATGTTGACTCTGAATTGGTCATATCATCTGCCTCTCCTAGTGGTGATGCATCGGAATCATCAATTAGCAAATCACTTGATGAGAAGTCTTCAATTCTT GGCACTCCAAGGCTGGTTTCTGCAATGAAGGGAACCCGTGCAAAGCAGGGAATCATGACAAAGTTAAGCGTTTCATGGGCCCCTGATGTATATGATCCTCCTGTTACTTCTGACTCGCATACTGTGAGAGGGCACCAGAGGAGTTCAAGGAAGGGCCACTATAAATACAAACCCTCCAAGAGGAGCAGCACCAACAGCCGGAGTACTAGTGGCAGCAAAAAGGACAAGAAGCATTCTCGccacagcagtagcagcagcagcagcaaaaagGACAGGAAGCATTCTTCCCGCAGTACCAGTACTAGTGGCAGCAACAGAACTGATACGAGTAGTTCTCATTATCGTAAGCCATACAGTGGTGTGGAGATCAGTAGCGGCAGAACTGTGACGTGTGTTCCAGAATCTGCTAAGGTATCTTCATTGGTGCTAGCTGAAACTGCCGTGCTGCCGGAGATAGTTTCCGTACTCAAGACTACGGAGCCGATCAAATGTGCTACCAGCTGCGGCAAGGAGAAGCCATTTGCATTGCTGCCTCGTCAGTTTTCCCCGGGAAGGTACAAGGGGATGTTCTCCTTTTGGAGCCAAAACCAACTGGCTTAA
- the LOC120710228 gene encoding F-box protein SKIP24-like, translating into MSASDLPDELWARVLELGAASSALGFRDLCCLAIASRRLGRLSLHPALWSALLSRDFPWQSQPSSSSTSTSQQQQQLHPKSLYKTKFERHKVRIAEARRRAVCEAEARVLASKRRLAELEESMRAEGERMKAAAQELDNLERVRRASVALNVWQPQVVRGRQKQLVQQCTVSVNSRVSDLNMELKNKEKHKLNEYEEALKRAKYHPLQDSHTSGVINEPRAKRKKLK; encoded by the exons ATGTCGGCGTCGGATCTTCCTGACGAGCTTTGGGCGCGCGTCCTGGAGCTGGGCGCCGCGTCGTCCGCGCTGGGGTTCCGCGACCTCTGCTGCCTCGCCATCGCCTCCCGCCGCCTCGGACGCCTCTCGCTTCACCCCGCCCTCTGGTCGGCGCTCCTCTCTCGCGACTTTCCCTGGCAATCCCAAccctcctcgtcctccacctccacctcccagcagcagcagcagcttcacCCCAAATCCCTCTACAAAACCAA GTTCGAGAGGCACAAGGTGCGGATCGCGGAGGCCAGGCGGCGGGCTGTgtgcgaggcggaggcgcgggtgCTTGCGTCAAAGAGGCGgctggcggagctggaggagtcGATGCGGGCAGAGGGTGAGAGGATGAAAGCCGCCGCGCAGGAGCTGGACAACCTTGAGAGGGTCAG GAGAGCTTCTGTGGCATTAAATGTATGGCAACCACAAGTTGTTCGTGGTCGCCAGAAGCAGTTGGTTCAGCAATGCACGGTTTCTGTCAATTCTCGTGTTAGTGATCTTAACATGGAGCTGAAA AACAAGGAGAAGCACAAGCTGAATGAGTATGAGGAAGCATTGAAAAGAGCAAAATATCATCCGCTGCAGGATAGCCATACAAGCGGAGTTATCAATGAGCCACGTGCAAAGAGGAAGAAACTGAAGTAA